From the genome of Oryza glaberrima chromosome 1, OglaRS2, whole genome shotgun sequence:
AACCGAATCAAATCGAAGCTGACGCGAAGCGGTAAGAGGCGGCGCGGGgtttgggatggggatggagtgGGAGAGTGGAAGAGGGCGGGGCGCAGcgcagcggtggcggccggaTGCGTGGGTGGGTGGGACGGATCGGATCGGCGTGCCGGCTGGCTGGCTGGGTCGATTTCGATTTGGGGATTTCGCCTTCGGTTGGTGCGCGTGTGtggtggattggattggattctTCATTTTTCTTGGGTTGGATTGGATTCTCTCCTGCCCTGGAGGGTTTGGTTACACAGACAGGTGGGCCCCCTTTAATATGGGAATAATTTACAGCATTTTGGGCCCGGCCCGGATTGGTAGAAGTCCTCTGCAAAATTTGATAAGCGAGTACTTCAGTTTCGGTCACCTACATATTTGTCGAAAAAAAATTTCCTAAAATTTTGATAGACATAATTTTAGTATAATTATGATGTAACTatactgtaacttatatgtaattttcaaaaatctctccgtaacatgctATTTTCGTGAAACGGAGGTCGTGGGAACGAATTCTCTCACATATGTGCACGCAGtgacttttttcttcttcacttgcataaattttgaaacaaatctaacggtttaaaattatataaaagttatatgcaagttacattctagttacatgcaagttacgacgtaattacattataattatactgtaattatatatgttaaatttttaggaaaaaatttgtcgacaaatatatagcaaaattgctTCAATTTTAGGACATAATTCTAGGTTATTTTTGTGCATATGAAAAGAGTGTGGCAATAATGTTTAAAAGACCGCGAGTGGTAACAGGTGTGATCCCCTACTCCCTAGCCCTCGTCAGTTCATCAATGGGTTCCGCTTAGGGGTGGGGATTCGGTCTAACCAAAAAATTTCGGTGtcggtcttcggtctttcggtctttgaaaagtgaagaccgaatttcagcGCAAAAAATGTCAGCaccgacaaattcggtctcggtctcagtcttgaccgaaattcaacaacattttcatatatgcaaagataTAATGgaaatttcaacacaaaaatcacaaaaaaaaatcataagcaCTTATaagtaaagactcttattaggttgcatgccttgaagaagtagggatgtgaaaattagaatttaatcctattaaacatagtggattgtaggttgcatttagacttttttttttataattcgatCTTTTCGGTCTATTCGGTTTTTCGAGAAGACTAActgaattgaccgaacaaaattcggtTTTTCACTACCTAGGACCAAATTTCTCGGTCTTGGTCTTTttggttcggtctttttctgcccacccctagtTCCGCTGTCAACGGACACGGTTGGCATCGACGTTGATTCTGTATTTTTTTAGCAGACTCATCATCGGATGTGAGTGAATACAGTGATCAGGAGGTCAACGAGGTTACCATGTCGAAGCTCGTTGAAGCGTTGGCTCTACCCTGCTTTGTTGCTCGCACTCAAGATGAAGGTTTTCATAAGGTTATCTTCAATACTGGTTGTATGTCAGTTATTTAAAGAGTTAAATCGTCATTGATGGGCTGATCTCCACTTCTCCAGTTGGTATAATGGTTGTAGATATCCAAGGAGACGGATTTCTTCACCGTTAGTTTTTTCTCATGTTTATCATGTGTCTAATGTGATGGCTCATTTGCTAGAATACTCTTGTGAACACCTACAGGGAAAATGAATAGGTTTCCTCGTGTGTTCTCATTACCCCAGCTGGGAATGGAGGATTGCACCACATGAAAAGTGCACAGAATTTTCATTTACCATTTGGAACATATAAGTTCAAATATCAGCTAACGCATAACGTTTTTCCCCTATGCCAGGTCCCAAGGCAAATCAATCTATGCAACTCCAAGTAACCGTAATGTTATCACAAGTTTAAGTGAGAGCATCAAGTTTACTTATTTACCAGCTTTTACGGATTCCGCCTACGATTTCAAACACCCCATCTCACTGTTATCATATGTTTCGCCAATCCTTTGTTGAGTTTGTATCACATTCTTGTGGTTTTCTCCCCTATTTGGCTATTTCCTCTTCTGATTTCAAATGGCCAACCGAGGTAATGTAAGCGACATTAGGCCCAAACTAGAAAACTAAACAGGCCCAGTTTTCCTGGGCCACATAGCCCGCATCTCACTCGGCCCATTGCGTTAGACACCGGTTAGCTCTTCGCGCCCAGCTTCCGGCACAGCGCCCACCCgcaccgctgctgctgctgctgcggcggctgaGCACCGCACCGCCGGCATCTGGTGACGCCATGCACGTCGCACCCTTCCGAATTCGCGGTCTCTTCCCCCTTCAGGAGCGGCAGCCGGTCGAACGCCGCCGCGACGAACGTggccagcaccaccaccaccggcccggcggcgacgagccctcccggcgcgacgccgccgccgagcacgccgccgcgcggcccggCCAGGAACACCGCCGCGGaagcgcctccgcctccgggggcgccctccgccgccgcatgcgGCGGTGGGGACGGGAAGAAGCACCCCGCCAGGCCCAGTATCTCCATGGTGCCGCGGAGCACCACCGCCGCGGGCTCCCGGAGCACCACGTCCGCGACGCGCCCGGACGCGCCCAGCACcagcgcgccgcgccgcgcgcggcgcgccaccGCGGCGACGCACGACACCACGTCTCGCCCCGCGGGGACCTCCacgacgagggcgcgcatcgcgCTGGGGCACTCGTGCGCGAtcacggccaccggcggcggcttcggcgccCAGCGGCCCTTGCAGGGGcacagcgccgcctccgccgccctgcTCGGCCGCCGGAGCTTgcccggcgcggccgccgccgcgtcgttcgCGGTGACCACGCCCATGTTCGCGTCAAAGATTTTGCCCGCGTCGTCACGTACTTGTGGATGCTTAATTACTGTGATTTTTAGAGCGTTTTAAAGGGCAGATGCCCGTGTTCTTCGAAGTAGCTCAGCTGTTAAGAGGGAAAATAAGCGTGATGTGTTTTTAATTGTTAAGTACTCGAACATCCTAACAAGCACCCAACTGTCACGGTGCTCATGTCCTGcaaaaacattaaaaaacatGGACCCAACTGTCACGGTGCTCATGTCCTGCAAAAACATTTTCTGCAACATGCAAGTAGGTAAAGTACATGTTGAACTAAGCATTTGGCATGAAccataatcatgtcaatgaaGGTGAATCAGGGCTCCCCTTACCGTTTTTGGCGTGCTTACCGCACCCCCGCGGTAACCGCGAGACATACCGTGGttacaaaaactgaaaaggttaCCGCGCATGGTAACCGTGATAACCGCGTGGTAACCAcgcggttttgtaaaccctggGGTGAATCAGTGAATTGCCTCTTCTAAAATCTAAATATCCCTTCTTCAGGAAAAATGTGTTTAAAAAATTGACTGCAAAAGATTCAATGACTGAAACCATTTTGAAGACTTTGTTTGGAGGTTGATCCTGGGTGTATCTGGATCCCAATGCATTCCACTTGATGTGGTGCTGAACTGCTGATTCAATTTATATTTACCAGTTGCAGTTTGAAAAACTTGGCCATTTCAGCATTCACTGATCAATTTATCTTGCATATAATGATGCAGCAACAGGCAAAAAAGTAATGTTGTTGAATAATACTGTGGTGTGCTAAAATCAACCAATTGATTGAGGTGAACGCATACGGTATTTAATAACTTAAAAGGGACATATTGAATAAGCCTGATCTACATTTGGAGTGTGTTTCAGAAGTAACTGATGGAATCAGGATAGAACACTGAAAACAGCTCTGGAAACTAAAGAAATATCAAACCGATTACCACGACATCTCTTCTGTTCATGAATCAAGGGAGTTGCCGATGACAACATGGGACAAACCTAAGCAGAATCAGACGGCCAAGTTGGCATTGTTAAGTTCAGAAAGTGCACAACTAACTGTATCAGTAGCCATGGCCAAGTTTCATGTTTCAATAATTGCAGTCAAAGACTCAACTCGAAGTACAAACATGGCTGCTGTTAGTACCACTAATTTAGTATCCCTCCACCGTATCAGTACTTGCAATCCCCCATGATCCCTGAATATACAATACACCTGACACACTTGTTTTGATTTTATAAACCTGACACACTCGATCAATTGATCCTCCTACTGAATTTATATTGTATTCCGCATAGGCATAGCCCAATAGTCTGAACAGTGACGCGGATACTTTCAGAAAAAACTCGACACATCGCGGAGAGTCAGTAAGCAGAGACAGCGGTAGCTAGCGAGTAGCTCTTGACAAAATAGTTGCCCATCCTTTTCTTCAGACTTGAGAAGTTCAGACCAAGCTGTTCAcctcatttttcttttccaagcTGCAGAGACTAGTgagccatgttttttttctcagagAAAAGAATTAAGTTTCTCTTCCTTTCCAACTCGAACAGTCGTCGACATCGCCATCACGCCTATAAATGCAAGGCAAAAACCGATCGATCCGGGTCTAGAcagacacagagagagagagagagagcgtctACTCGTCTCTCCAATATTCCTCTAGCTGCTTTGCTTGT
Proteins encoded in this window:
- the LOC127760425 gene encoding AT-hook motif nuclear-localized protein 21-like, whose translation is MGVVTANDAAAAAPGKLRRPSRAAEAALCPCKGRWAPKPPPVAVIAHECPSAMRALVVEVPAGRDVVSCVAAVARRARRGALVLGASGRVADVVLREPAAVVLRGTMEILGLAGCFFPSPPPHAAAEGAPGGGGASAAVFLAGPRGGVLGGGVAPGGLVAAGPVVVVLATFVAAAFDRLPLLKGEETANSEGCDVHGVTRCRRCGAQPPQQQQQRCGWALCRKLGAKS